The Stenotrophomonas indicatrix DNA segment TTCATGGCTGCATCGAGCCTGACAAGCCAACCATACTGACAGTGGAAGTTTGCAGTTATGCGACCGGGCCCCCTGATCAGGCGGTTCCAGTGCTGGAGGGACTATCAGCGCATTGGCCAGTACTGATCGGCGAACATGCGTCTCAGATCGCGGCGACCTGTTGTTTGACGGCGCCCAGCAACAGATCCATTCCGGAAGGGCCCTGCTCCGCGGTGCGCTCTCCTTGAGCGAAGTCGGTCCAGTCCGCTTTCGCTATCCGACCAAGTTCGTGGAGTTCGGCTGGCAGCCACCGCATTGGCCAAAACGGCAGCCTGCGATGGCCCACCCTTCCTCGCTGCAGTTCGACCAGACCCGTATGGCTGCTCGCGCCG contains these protein-coding regions:
- a CDS encoding BLUF domain-containing protein, whose protein sequence is MPIRAVAYASEAIREIAADGLGQTEGRLCAIVDDAARFNRNAGVTGVLLFDGEHFLQYLEGPEDGLSVAYSRVIGASSHTGLVELQRGRVGHRRLPFWPMRWLPAELHELGRIAKADWTDFAQGERTAEQGPSGMDLLLGAVKQQVAAI